In Candidatus Gastranaerophilales bacterium, one genomic interval encodes:
- a CDS encoding tetratricopeptide repeat protein: MLLISPSVCAKDNTAQMIYADAYGHLIKNNLFESKRLYEKGIKIYPNSSFLYAGLGDVYLKEKKYDKALEYYTQAQRKSPANPNYKISFYNVMAEKINAKIQSSVELFFAASKNATDNAVIAKNIMAVNNEDYTALRFITDFYQDFNDKDLQEGNQERFNGKYDKAVKAYQNTLLKAPDNYKALNNIALLYMDKKDFKTALVYLKKSEENNKNSSYIYNNLAVCSFYLNNYNEMNSYFDKALKSYKDYSSVYNNRAAAEIYIALNSFNNQNIAALAGIAKSHPDNIFAKRTLASLYNLKGDYSNAAAVINTANNAYNFNLFYLKALYNFKNKDYLTANADIDKAISLYSSNPDFFILKARILSATGDLSGAAEYFEKSISKRPSNNTIYYYYAQSLAKIGRFKEAGMMMSKYLEMNNIKISSDVFLK, translated from the coding sequence ATGCTGCTAATTTCTCCAAGTGTTTGCGCAAAAGATAATACAGCACAGATGATTTATGCTGATGCCTACGGGCATCTTATCAAAAATAACCTTTTTGAATCTAAAAGACTTTATGAAAAAGGCATTAAAATATACCCGAACAGCTCATTTTTGTACGCAGGTCTGGGGGATGTTTATTTAAAAGAAAAAAAATATGACAAAGCCCTGGAATATTACACACAGGCGCAAAGAAAAAGCCCCGCCAACCCCAACTATAAAATAAGTTTTTATAACGTAATGGCTGAAAAAATAAACGCAAAAATACAATCCTCGGTGGAGCTGTTTTTTGCCGCCTCAAAAAATGCAACGGATAATGCTGTTATAGCTAAAAATATAATGGCTGTTAACAATGAAGATTACACAGCCCTGCGGTTTATAACCGATTTTTATCAGGATTTTAACGATAAAGACCTGCAAGAAGGTAATCAGGAACGCTTTAACGGTAAATACGACAAAGCCGTCAAAGCTTATCAAAACACTCTTTTAAAGGCACCTGACAACTATAAAGCGCTGAATAATATTGCCCTGCTTTATATGGACAAAAAAGACTTTAAAACAGCGCTTGTATACTTAAAAAAATCGGAAGAAAATAACAAAAACTCTTCTTATATTTACAACAATCTTGCTGTATGTTCTTTTTATCTGAACAATTACAATGAGATGAACTCTTATTTTGACAAAGCATTAAAAAGCTACAAAGACTATTCAAGCGTTTATAATAATCGTGCGGCGGCAGAAATTTATATTGCATTAAATTCCTTCAATAACCAAAATATTGCCGCATTAGCAGGTATAGCCAAGTCACACCCTGATAATATTTTCGCTAAAAGAACACTGGCATCGCTTTATAATTTGAAAGGAGATTATTCCAACGCCGCTGCAGTTATAAACACCGCCAACAATGCCTATAACTTTAATCTGTTTTACCTAAAAGCGTTATACAATTTTAAAAATAAAGATTATCTGACTGCGAATGCCGATATAGACAAAGCTATTTCTCTGTATTCCTCAAACCCTGATTTTTTCATACTAAAAGCAAGAATATTAAGTGCAACTGGCGATTTGTCGGGAGCAGCGGAATACTTTGAAAAATCAATATCCAAAAGACCTTCAAACAACACCATTTATTATTACTATGCCCAATCTCTCGCTAAAATCGGACGTTTCAAAGAAGCGGGCATGATGATGAGCAAGTACCTTGAGATGAATAATATAAAAATCAGTTCTGATGTGTTTTTGAAATAG
- a CDS encoding phospholipase D-like domain-containing protein — MLSTFVIGVYGKNNYSDKVSFGAELPSHLKTYKSSYTSQRLKYPPKEDGPYGSIQKVQKRLIESIEKEAYLKGVSVSELLAEKLGFPSHKPTNFSMPSKTVRIDNLRVSSLIDGGQIFKKTLDYIEGAQKSIQVKMFEFQNLKIDGELWPRNGAENLPGAQDQQRILETIIKKKQSNPDMKIQMILDAHKWYIDGSGKRKRHYGNQAVIKYLKEKGIDVVFYPKDAMIQHEKVLIVDSKKAVIGGMNWGNHSCANHDACLAIEKFKGQNSAIDNLVHDFNTDFKFCWYKIGQKRFVDGPLNEEEQKLYKGINKEIKEENVHFYNLLKDYFDTPQARSRYSEGRLDLIEANPVKDSPIKILRTKPRELEEIGEKGSEGILDYLTDRVKTAKKISGELFFFTDKELIKTIIKRVKAGELDARFIIERNVFPYCENAYDELKEAGIDIRIYKGHRRTNQRMHAKWAIFDDADIFMGSSNWTSRALRQNLTTGVRKDLPLHTKEIEEKILYFIREVKPHENKLHLPNIKWDGSANSYQKLKETRKLLKSVYRQLNEKGYAFFALDGHHYSFNQSEMSVFVDGVKRPFHPDDERTVMAEVRKIQEFYKSIQYKHLSKEKYKRGNNEVAIVVNSPNLAKTFLKQFELDYNYSKSNYETENNQDIPSIPPKLHLAG, encoded by the coding sequence ATGTTAAGCACCTTTGTTATTGGCGTATACGGCAAAAACAATTATTCTGATAAAGTGAGTTTTGGGGCAGAGTTGCCGTCGCATTTGAAGACTTATAAAAGCTCATATACTTCACAAAGATTAAAATATCCTCCAAAGGAAGACGGCCCATACGGCTCAATACAAAAAGTTCAAAAGAGATTAATTGAAAGTATTGAGAAAGAAGCGTACCTCAAGGGAGTTTCCGTTTCCGAGCTTTTAGCAGAAAAATTAGGCTTCCCTTCCCACAAACCGACTAATTTTTCAATGCCAAGTAAAACGGTAAGAATAGATAATTTAAGAGTGTCCTCCCTGATTGATGGGGGGCAAATTTTTAAAAAGACACTTGATTATATAGAGGGCGCTCAAAAATCTATTCAGGTAAAAATGTTTGAATTCCAAAATTTAAAAATTGATGGTGAGCTTTGGCCGAGAAACGGAGCTGAAAATTTACCCGGAGCTCAAGACCAGCAAAGAATTCTGGAAACAATAATCAAAAAGAAACAATCAAACCCCGATATGAAAATACAAATGATACTGGATGCCCATAAATGGTACATAGACGGCAGCGGAAAGAGAAAAAGACACTACGGTAATCAGGCGGTCATTAAATACCTTAAAGAAAAGGGGATTGATGTTGTATTCTACCCGAAAGATGCTATGATTCAACACGAAAAAGTTTTAATCGTAGATTCTAAAAAAGCTGTAATAGGCGGCATGAACTGGGGCAACCACTCCTGTGCAAACCATGATGCCTGCCTTGCAATTGAAAAATTCAAAGGTCAAAATTCCGCAATAGATAATTTGGTTCATGATTTTAATACCGACTTCAAATTCTGCTGGTACAAGATAGGACAAAAAAGATTTGTAGACGGACCTTTAAATGAAGAAGAGCAAAAATTATATAAAGGAATAAATAAAGAAATCAAAGAAGAAAATGTTCATTTTTACAATCTTTTAAAAGATTATTTTGACACCCCTCAAGCAAGAAGCAGGTACTCGGAAGGGCGTTTAGACTTAATAGAAGCAAATCCGGTAAAAGATTCTCCGATAAAAATATTGAGAACTAAACCCAGAGAGCTTGAAGAAATCGGAGAAAAAGGAAGCGAAGGCATCCTCGACTACCTTACAGACAGAGTAAAAACCGCCAAAAAAATCAGCGGAGAACTGTTCTTCTTTACGGACAAAGAGCTTATAAAAACAATCATAAAAAGGGTTAAAGCGGGTGAACTCGATGCCAGATTTATAATCGAGAGAAATGTTTTCCCATACTGCGAGAATGCGTATGATGAACTTAAAGAAGCCGGTATAGATATACGAATTTACAAAGGACACAGAAGAACAAACCAAAGAATGCACGCTAAATGGGCAATTTTTGACGATGCGGATATTTTTATGGGTTCTTCTAACTGGACATCAAGAGCGCTAAGACAAAATCTTACTACAGGTGTGAGAAAAGACCTGCCGCTGCATACAAAAGAAATTGAAGAAAAAATACTATACTTCATTAGAGAAGTTAAACCCCACGAAAACAAACTTCACCTGCCGAATATAAAATGGGACGGCAGCGCAAACAGCTATCAAAAGTTAAAAGAAACAAGAAAATTGTTAAAATCCGTTTACAGGCAGCTTAATGAAAAAGGTTACGCATTCTTCGCTTTAGACGGACATCATTATAGCTTTAATCAAAGTGAAATGTCGGTTTTTGTTGACGGAGTAAAACGCCCGTTTCACCCTGATGATGAAAGAACCGTTATGGCAGAAGTCCGTAAAATACAAGAATTTTATAAAAGTATACAGTACAAACACCTTTCAAAAGAAAAATACAAAAGAGGCAACAATGAAGTAGCCATAGTAGTCAACTCGCCAAATCTGGCAAAAACTTTTTTAAAACAATTTGAATTGGATTACAATTATTCAAAATCAAACTATGAAACAGAAAACAATCAGGACATTCCGAGTATACCGCCGAAGTTGCACCTTGCAGGATAA
- a CDS encoding 3'-5' exonuclease — protein MQITPIRLNTQSITTNNNNKYVKNPVSTPLNVLKDTDVYHYYQPNFRGILFETRVIKSVKDKEFQGEGIYRKLPTGSFIDLKKLNYKNICKEPLDITKSTRNEITAHRFSLALIENNARNPDEDSEFSTQWVTKYNPDNRHSPLAVSHALNDFFTMEEIFAKNRQILRDPGRCKSLDIPITDKEGNLCIDAIVFDTETTGTNINKDKIVQIGARLIKNGRLVKGEEGEYDKLINPEIPIPPGASAVNEITDEMVKDAPPIEGVMNEFLGKYMNKGNGVIVAWNGVKFDIPLLNRTIRELREVNDIKPGNPKDKIISEKQLFKVLDPQILIMRIHPFLGASKKLSNQYHWMFCKPMEDAHDALADVNGTIPILKYCLYWLNEHRTNKSVPLTLRQVLLFQNGAPNIPEIESFLHPSKNFNANVQFKVSYRPENLDVINYFDKYYLDENSLYDLEEEIGEINIQKLKDKEIVGTKINDKYKGSPLQAAETKKIPNSNKKISLSYVMRENFKKVLGFAELEPYNGKTKEEIEDIIIEKSKVYLGEDSKTLFIKNTNPDDVPLGNDLPDDNITRKVMQEMKEDEE, from the coding sequence ATGCAAATAACACCAATCAGACTTAATACCCAAAGTATAACAACAAATAACAACAATAAATACGTAAAGAACCCTGTTTCAACACCGTTAAACGTTCTTAAAGATACTGATGTATACCATTATTATCAACCTAATTTCAGGGGAATATTGTTTGAAACAAGAGTTATAAAGAGCGTTAAAGATAAAGAGTTCCAAGGTGAAGGTATCTATAGGAAACTGCCAACAGGGTCTTTTATCGATTTAAAAAAATTAAACTACAAAAATATATGCAAAGAACCTCTGGATATAACCAAATCCACAAGAAACGAAATCACAGCTCACAGGTTTTCTTTGGCGCTTATAGAAAATAATGCAAGAAACCCTGATGAAGATTCGGAATTCTCCACACAATGGGTTACAAAATACAACCCCGACAACAGACATTCCCCTCTTGCGGTTTCACATGCGTTGAATGACTTTTTCACTATGGAAGAAATTTTTGCAAAAAACAGACAAATCCTGAGAGACCCCGGACGTTGCAAATCATTGGATATCCCAATAACAGACAAAGAGGGCAATCTTTGTATAGACGCCATAGTCTTTGATACTGAAACAACGGGAACAAATATAAATAAAGACAAAATTGTTCAAATAGGAGCAAGACTGATTAAAAACGGCAGACTGGTTAAAGGAGAAGAAGGCGAATATGACAAACTTATAAACCCTGAAATCCCAATCCCCCCGGGCGCTTCTGCCGTAAACGAAATTACGGATGAAATGGTCAAGGATGCCCCGCCTATTGAAGGTGTAATGAATGAATTCCTGGGGAAATACATGAACAAAGGAAACGGCGTAATTGTTGCCTGGAACGGGGTAAAGTTTGATATTCCGCTCCTGAACAGAACAATAAGAGAATTAAGAGAAGTAAATGATATTAAACCCGGAAACCCAAAAGACAAAATTATTTCCGAAAAACAGCTTTTTAAGGTTTTAGACCCTCAAATTCTTATAATGAGAATCCATCCGTTTTTAGGCGCATCAAAAAAACTATCTAACCAGTACCATTGGATGTTCTGCAAACCCATGGAAGATGCGCATGATGCGTTGGCGGATGTAAACGGTACTATTCCCATACTCAAATATTGTCTGTATTGGCTTAATGAACACAGGACAAACAAATCCGTTCCCCTTACGCTAAGACAGGTTTTACTCTTCCAGAACGGCGCCCCGAACATTCCCGAAATCGAATCTTTCCTTCATCCTTCAAAGAATTTTAACGCCAATGTTCAATTCAAAGTATCTTACAGGCCTGAGAATTTGGATGTAATAAATTATTTTGACAAATACTATCTGGACGAAAACAGTCTTTATGATTTAGAAGAGGAAATAGGTGAAATTAATATCCAAAAACTTAAAGACAAAGAGATAGTCGGTACAAAAATAAACGATAAGTATAAAGGCAGCCCGCTTCAGGCCGCCGAAACCAAAAAAATCCCTAATTCAAATAAAAAAATAAGTCTTTCTTACGTTATGAGAGAAAATTTCAAGAAAGTGTTAGGATTTGCGGAACTTGAGCCATATAACGGCAAAACTAAAGAAGAAATAGAAGATATTATTATTGAAAAATCAAAAGTTTATCTTGGAGAAGACAGCAAAACTCTATTTATAAAAAACACAAACCCCGATGATGTCCCGTTGGGAAATGATCTGCCCGATGACAACATCACAAGAAAAGTAATGCAGGAAATGAAAGAAGACGAAGAGTAA
- a CDS encoding HD domain-containing protein, giving the protein MKIQSITPISYKNVSADKLNNRIANSHCSTPASNSFCLPNYHPSIAIPIVSFKSNYQENSLKSAGSFEISPLWANLTVRENNLYRRENDLRSDFVRDYDRILHSNAYNKLSGKTQVFSHPESDTTSKRIHHVNQVASIAEDLSKSLGLNVELTRAIAIGHDVGHTPFGHGGERVLNAIMKDNGFKDGFWHEKNSLRFIDDIETKLDPSGYEKNLNLTYAVRDGILSHCGEIDENGIKPRTQYLDLRTIQKSNRPQPYTWEGCVVKISDKIAYLGKDLEDALNNKFLKPEKTEELKQTIKNETGLKFDTINNTVLINHFIADLRKNSSIEKGLCFSEPAFKLMNTIKKFNFENIYIPKDNIQEPYYNLAVKTVFNALDALYDGKNTVKVLTGLKESKPKLTANFIEWLIKYSNTSPAERMGRKYGNRIIYDISKKEDYRLAIIEYIASLTDKALTKSFDEIIFFG; this is encoded by the coding sequence ATGAAAATTCAAAGCATAACTCCAATAAGTTATAAAAACGTATCCGCCGACAAATTAAATAACCGAATAGCAAACAGCCATTGTTCAACACCTGCTTCAAACAGCTTTTGCCTACCAAACTATCATCCAAGTATAGCAATACCGATAGTTTCGTTTAAAAGCAATTATCAAGAAAACAGCTTAAAAAGCGCCGGCTCATTTGAAATCTCTCCCCTCTGGGCTAATTTGACCGTAAGAGAAAATAATCTATATAGAAGAGAAAATGATTTAAGGTCAGACTTTGTAAGAGATTACGACAGAATATTGCATTCAAACGCATATAATAAATTGAGCGGAAAAACGCAAGTATTTTCACACCCGGAATCCGATACAACAAGCAAAAGAATACACCATGTTAACCAAGTTGCTTCAATAGCAGAAGATTTATCAAAGTCATTGGGCTTAAATGTGGAACTTACAAGGGCTATAGCAATCGGTCATGATGTAGGTCATACCCCGTTCGGACATGGAGGGGAACGGGTTCTTAATGCGATTATGAAAGACAACGGATTTAAAGATGGATTTTGGCACGAAAAAAACAGCCTCAGATTTATTGATGATATTGAAACAAAGCTTGACCCGTCCGGGTATGAAAAAAACTTAAACCTCACTTACGCGGTCAGGGACGGGATTCTGTCCCATTGCGGCGAGATAGATGAAAACGGTATTAAACCCAGAACACAATATTTAGACTTAAGAACAATCCAAAAATCCAACAGACCACAGCCTTACACCTGGGAAGGCTGTGTTGTAAAGATATCCGATAAAATCGCATATCTTGGCAAAGATTTGGAAGACGCCTTGAACAATAAATTTTTAAAACCCGAAAAAACAGAAGAACTCAAACAAACCATTAAAAATGAAACCGGGCTAAAATTCGATACCATTAATAATACTGTATTAATAAATCATTTCATTGCGGATTTACGAAAGAACAGCTCCATAGAAAAAGGGCTATGCTTCTCGGAACCGGCTTTTAAATTAATGAATACTATCAAAAAATTCAACTTCGAAAATATTTATATCCCAAAAGATAATATACAGGAACCATATTATAATTTAGCCGTAAAGACGGTTTTTAACGCACTGGATGCTCTTTACGACGGCAAAAATACCGTCAAAGTTTTAACCGGGCTTAAAGAATCAAAACCAAAGTTAACTGCAAACTTTATCGAATGGCTTATAAAATATTCCAACACTTCACCTGCAGAGCGAATGGGCAGAAAATACGGCAACAGGATTATTTACGATATCAGCAAAAAAGAAGACTACAGGCTTGCAATCATTGAATATATAGCAAGTCTGACAGATAAAGCCTTAACCAAGTCCTTCGATGAAATAATTTTCTTTGGATAA
- a CDS encoding AAA family ATPase has protein sequence MAENKKASEFENSGFTDNIIKSNSIIAHSAGDDFVYSDWRKSGISDETISKYISKGYLKLTPDWWELIYSDLFENKKSDYWTKRLKNPIDGKYMRPKAKAPRFYRPLDLSPEVLSNPENYVAIVEGEKKAIKAVEAGINCVAIAGVWCFKSKKTKDGLMPDIHKIDWKNKVVYLCFDSDIQHKPSVKSALCALVELLQELGAIVKNLDLTLLDDGRNLKIGLDDALKIFGEKVVFDLMKNAKTFDTLEMQAEILLKGISSVNDAEEIKWVVPDLFAKGYVGFTFGEAGSKKTWFLLDTSIKLSNGIDVFNGIEVEQSKVLFFEGDTPNPMIQKRLKQLGGRLNDEYFNYVNRYSADRDGIDISLSDKKGRKYVEKCIETFKPDIVIFDTLISFIDADESKQDEMKKIVDALRKYAADYDCHILICHHARKRESGEKRGKLDQSDLIGSSVLNRLASVILAVDKGEKEEEGILRVNKSWFKPFDSLKFELVDMPENRIKIEFETHAEANTKAKAMKNKIIEYIKTKSATTLTRKELVSALEDEAAVKNALKMLEMDGFIQGGGNTKNRIYTVIPPKK, from the coding sequence ATGGCAGAAAATAAAAAAGCCTCTGAATTTGAGAACAGCGGCTTTACAGATAATATCATTAAATCTAACTCTATTATAGCACATAGCGCAGGAGATGATTTTGTATATTCAGATTGGAGGAAAAGCGGAATCTCGGACGAAACCATTAGTAAATATATCTCTAAAGGCTATCTTAAATTAACTCCTGACTGGTGGGAGTTGATCTATTCAGACCTATTTGAAAATAAAAAATCTGATTATTGGACAAAACGTCTCAAGAACCCAATAGACGGCAAGTACATGAGACCTAAAGCAAAAGCTCCTAGATTTTATAGACCACTTGACTTATCACCTGAAGTCCTTAGTAATCCGGAAAATTATGTGGCAATTGTTGAAGGGGAGAAAAAAGCTATTAAGGCTGTAGAAGCTGGAATAAACTGTGTAGCAATCGCTGGTGTATGGTGTTTTAAAAGTAAAAAAACAAAAGATGGTTTAATGCCTGATATACATAAAATTGACTGGAAAAATAAAGTTGTATATTTATGTTTTGACAGCGATATACAGCATAAACCAAGCGTAAAGAGTGCTTTATGTGCTTTGGTAGAGCTGTTACAAGAGCTTGGAGCAATCGTTAAAAACTTAGACTTAACACTGCTTGATGATGGAAGGAACTTAAAAATTGGGCTTGATGATGCCTTAAAAATTTTTGGTGAAAAAGTAGTATTTGACCTTATGAAAAACGCTAAAACTTTTGATACGCTCGAAATGCAGGCAGAAATCTTGCTTAAAGGTATATCGAGTGTAAATGATGCAGAAGAAATTAAATGGGTTGTACCAGACCTATTTGCAAAAGGTTATGTCGGATTTACTTTTGGGGAAGCTGGTAGTAAGAAAACTTGGTTCTTATTAGATACGAGTATAAAGCTATCAAATGGAATAGACGTTTTTAACGGTATTGAAGTTGAACAATCAAAGGTCTTATTTTTTGAAGGCGATACTCCTAACCCTATGATTCAAAAACGTTTGAAACAGCTTGGAGGTAGGTTAAATGATGAGTATTTTAATTATGTAAACCGCTACTCCGCTGACCGAGATGGCATTGATATTAGCTTATCAGACAAAAAAGGCAGAAAATATGTAGAAAAATGCATTGAAACATTCAAACCTGATATTGTAATTTTCGATACGCTAATATCCTTTATTGACGCTGATGAAAGCAAACAAGATGAAATGAAAAAAATAGTTGATGCGTTACGGAAGTATGCAGCAGACTATGATTGTCATATTTTAATATGCCATCATGCAAGAAAGCGTGAATCAGGGGAAAAACGAGGAAAACTTGACCAGTCAGACTTAATCGGCAGTTCGGTCTTAAATAGGCTTGCTAGCGTTATTCTAGCTGTTGATAAGGGCGAAAAAGAGGAGGAGGGCATACTAAGAGTTAATAAATCTTGGTTTAAGCCCTTTGATTCATTGAAATTTGAACTTGTTGACATGCCTGAAAATCGCATAAAAATTGAGTTTGAGACACATGCAGAAGCTAATACTAAAGCAAAGGCTATGAAAAATAAAATCATAGAATACATTAAAACCAAATCCGCAACGACGTTGACACGCAAAGAGCTTGTGAGTGCATTGGAAGACGAAGCAGCTGTTAAAAATGCCCTGAAGATGCTTGAAATGGACGGTTTTATTCAAGGTGGGGGCAATACGAAAAATAGAATATATACGGTTATACCCCCTAAAAAATAA
- a CDS encoding helix-turn-helix transcriptional regulator: MDIKKLLGKRIQEIRKSKKLTQEQVAEIIEMEPASLSNIENGKYYPTAENLEKILAVLEIKPSELFVFEHLAPKEELLTEMTASMQDNDKLTRLMYKFFQLVK; encoded by the coding sequence ATGGACATTAAGAAATTACTAGGTAAAAGAATCCAAGAAATTAGAAAATCGAAAAAATTGACTCAAGAGCAGGTTGCAGAAATTATTGAAATGGAACCCGCAAGTTTGAGCAACATTGAAAACGGCAAATATTACCCCACCGCTGAAAATCTTGAAAAAATATTAGCTGTATTAGAAATAAAGCCTAGTGAATTGTTTGTCTTTGAACACTTAGCACCTAAAGAAGAACTTTTAACAGAAATGACCGCATCAATGCAGGATAATGACAAGCTAACAAGATTGATGTATAAATTCTTTCAGCTAGTGAAGTAA